The nucleotide sequence TCGCTCATAGTTAATGGGGATGATAAAGGATCGAAGAGACGTGTCGAACCCCCGGGCATCGTGGTTCTCGGGCGTGAGAATGTCGACGTATGAatcctcttcttcgagCCGTCGTTTGTTGAGAATATCGTCATCGATGATGTCAAATTCgtcttccttctcttcATATTCGATGTTATCGTCAATCTCCACAAAGTCCGGGGCTAAAGCACTCCATTTCTGTGGGAAGTCGACCGACCAGAGGTATATGGTTCCGTATTCGAGGCCATTGGACCCGATCATACACCTCAGATAATTCCATTTGACTTCAAGGAGCTCTTCGCTACTGCcttccaaaatcttgatcaatgatCCCATACTGGTTTCCCAGATGTATAGGTCCTGGGAGCTCTGGGTCCCGAACGTAGATGCCACGAGAAACTCGCCGTTGTGATTGAAGCATACCGAGTTCCACTGTAATCGATTGACCACGTCCTGGTATTTGTGTTCTACATCAAATTCCCACAGATCGGGGTTTTGCTGGTTGACGAGATCGGGCAACGAAATCTGGCGGATGATCCGGTCGCTGGAATTGACGGCAAGCTTACGCCCGTTGGGGGACATCACAaggttcttgatgttggatGTGGTGAGTCTCATCGAGTGTACCATCTGAAGAGATTGCGTGTCAAACACGTTGATCCAGCCCTTATTGGTACCCAGAAACACGTAGCGACCATTATGGGTGAAGGCGGTCACGAGAGTCACCAGTTTGGTAGAGGAATTGGCGTCGGAGTCGGCGTGCTCTTCGAGTGGTTTGGACTCAAGTCGACTGATGCGGTAGTTTTGTGGTAGCGGGTCGGACCAGTCGACGAAAATCGCCTGGTCTTCGAAGAGCGACGCCGTGAACTGGAACTCATTGCTGGGGTTGATGCTGGCCAGCCAAATGGGTCCATCCACGATGATAGATCGTATGACGGCCGAGTCGTGGTTAGGGCTGTTGACAAGACTCAAGTCCCACAACTTACAGTGCCAGTCTTGGGCGGTAGTGAGCAAATACCGCCCACACACCGACCAGCTGACGGAAGTGATGGGCCTGATGTGTGcgtgtttgtggaggtgTGCAATGACGCTTCCCCTGCTGGCTAGGTCATAAATCACCACCGACCCATCACTGAGGCCACTGGCCAAATAGTCACCTTTATGGCTGAACTGGAAGGTCACACAGTGACCATATTGGAGGGCATTGGCCAACGACTCGGGGTACTCCTTGGCTACAGCAAATGGGTCCTGGAGTGATAAGTTCATTGGTGGGTAGGTATGAGAAGAAATagttttgtggatggacCGCGAAACCTAAATAACCGCGACACCTGATCTGATATTAATAATGGCTACGTGGTGGAGATGGGCCGTGGTGTTGGCAGTGGTGTGCCACGTCGCCGTGGCACAGAACCTTGTTCACTTCTATGTCGAtgtcaacaagaaaacttgtttttaTAAAGATCTCGCCCAGGACGTCGTGTTGTTTGGCAAGTACAAGATGGAAATCAGTAATGAACCTGATCTGCAATCCTTCTACACTCCACGGGATAAGCTCCATACTGGTGTGTTAATAGACATATACGAGGTGTTTGCCGGTAACAAGCAGTTGGTGCACTTGAAGGGTAAACCACTAGGTCAGTTCACCTTTGATACGCTTGACTCGGGCCAACACATGATATGCATCACGCCCCGAAGTTTCTATAGGAAATGGCT is from Yamadazyma tenuis chromosome 6, complete sequence and encodes:
- the SWD1 gene encoding chromatin binding protein (EggNog:ENOG503NUJP; COG:S; BUSCO:EOG09262XRU); its protein translation is MNLSLQDPFAVAKEYPESLANALQYGHCVTFQFSHKGDYLASGLSDGSVVIYDLASRGSVIAHLHKHAHIRPITSVSWSVCGRYLLTTAQDWHCKLWDLSLVNSPNHDSAVIRSIIVDGPIWSASINPSNEFQFTASLFEDQAIFVDWSDPLPQNYRISRLESKPLEEHADSDANSSTKSVTLVTAFTHNGRYVFSGTNKGWINVFDTQSLQMVHSMRLTTSNIKNLVMSPNGRKLAVNSSDRIIRQISLPDLVNQQNPDSWEFDVEHKYQDVVNRLQWNSVCFNHNGEFLVASTFGTQSSQDLYIWETSMGSLIKILEGSSEELLEVKWNYSRCMIGSNGLEYGTIYLWSVDFPQKWSALAPDFVEIDDNIEYEEKEDEFDIIDDDILNKRRLEEEDSYVDILTPENHDARGFDTSLRSFIIPINYERPIV
- the ERP1 gene encoding emp24p/erv25p- protein (COG:U; EggNog:ENOG503NVYE), which produces MATWWRWAVVLAVVCHVAVAQNLVHFYVDVNKKTCFYKDLAQDVVLFGKYKMEISNEPDSQSFYTPRDKLHTGVLIDIYEVFAGNKQLVHLKGKPLGQFTFDTLDSGQHMICITPRSFYRKWSAVGASDPIAIHESKFKRARISLDFEVGDSFLVDSSFTGDVQQLTNRVKKLNDKLSDIKQEQLFIKMKEELFRDLSESTNVHVWQWSVFQFWVFLIMGMYQLLTLQRFFIKEKID